GGCCGGGCCTGCGCGAGGCAAGCCCGGCCGCATTCGCTCACGGCTTCGCTTCAGACGACCTCAGGCGCCCTACTTGGTTTCGGCCTTGGGTGCCGGTGCAGGCGCCGGTTCCGCAGTAGGCGCGGGCGCCGGTTTCGCCGCCGGCGCAGGGGCCGGTTTCGCAGCAGGCGCGGGAGCCGGTTCAGCCACCGGCGCAGGGGCCGATTTCGCAGCAGGCGCAGCCGGCGGAGGCACCGGCTCGCTCTTGCAGCCGCCGACGACCACCATGGCCGCCAGCAAACTCACACACAGACCAGCCAACCACCATTGACGCATTCCCATCGTCGTACTCTCCACCGGGGCTCCAGAGTTGTCTTCGCCTGCCGCCCCGCCCGGCGAAGACCGCCATGCCCGAGGGGCCCACGCGGGCCCGACCGAACAGAACGTGCAAGGGGTTATTATACCACAGCCCGGCCGTGTCCACTGATTTTTTCGCCGCGAACGCCCGCCGCCTCCCGCCGCGGCCGGTGCCAGAAAAACGGGGTCAGACCCCATTTTCCCTTACGCGCCCAAAAAGAGCCGGACGCGCCGTCCGGCGCGCCCGGCCTTGATCAACGCATTTCCGGCTGCGTCACATTTCAGCGGGCCCTGCCTTGGCTCCCTTGGCGCCCGTCTTCGGGGCCTTCTCTTTCGGGGCCTTGGGGGCGTTCAACTTTTCCTTCTGCTCGGCCGTCAGGACGTCGTTCTCGACGGAGGCCTTGAGTTCCTTCTCGATCTTATCCTTGGCGTCCTCGGCTTCCTTGCCGGCGCCCGTGACGGCCAGCATCTTCTTGGCCGCCTCGTTCGCCAGGCCGCGGACTTTCGCCTTCTGGCCCTCGTCCAGTTCGGCCTTGCTGTAGCGGTACATCAGGCCGCGGTAGAGTTTGAAGCCTTCCCACGTCGTGCGCTGCTCGGGGCTGAGGCAGCCGAGTATCTTGCCCTGATGCTCGGTCTCGACGGCGCCCCGCTCAGTCTGGAGGGCCTTGATCTCGCCGCCGATGCGCTTGACGGCCTCTTCGTCTTTCTTCTCCTTCGCTGCCGCCAGGTCTTTCTTCAGGGCGTCGGCCTTTTCCTTGCCGGCCTTCATGGCCTCTTCCTTGGCGGCCAGGGCCGCTTCGAGGGCGGCCTTCTGGGCGTCGGTCAACTGGCACTCGCTGGCCATGATCGCATACTCGCCGCGAAGCGCGCTCTTCTCGGCCTTCGGGGCCTTCTCGGCCTTCTCCGCCTTGGCCGGTTTCTGT
Above is a window of Planctomycetota bacterium DNA encoding:
- a CDS encoding Spy/CpxP family protein refolding chaperone; this encodes MKCWKGLVLGLALVLLVASPVLAQEEGAQKPAKAEKAEKAPKAEKSALRGEYAIMASECQLTDAQKAALEAALAAKEEAMKAGKEKADALKKDLAAAKEKKDEEAVKRIGGEIKALQTERGAVETEHQGKILGCLSPEQRTTWEGFKLYRGLMYRYSKAELDEGQKAKVRGLANEAAKKMLAVTGAGKEAEDAKDKIEKELKASVENDVLTAEQKEKLNAPKAPKEKAPKTGAKGAKAGPAEM